From the Kitasatospora viridis genome, one window contains:
- a CDS encoding MFS transporter, which yields MTENEQQPTSQGPGAWVTFKESNPAVKAILAGVIVNRLGAFLTIFLVLYLVSKGYSTAEASLALGAYGAGGMVGVLIGGALATRLGARNSTVLSMASSAVLLATIVYVPSYPAIVAAVFLVSAVGLIYRPASAALLSELTPDSRQVMIFGIYRWGLNLGTMASPLLGYALFNLRHKSYTVLFWGEALVAVVYALIAWFLIPSKQQEAAAAAAVKAAGADPAADPEPGAAAQAAPAEAGGYRTVLRDRRYLFFLIGMLFNTIVYVQYTSTLPLDVAKEHVSVLWYTLAVALNGFMVIAFELPLTKFTQKWPLRLTVVVAWALVGVGEMFYGFPLGGAVILIGTFIWSCAEIMAGPAIFSYPAIAGPGHLKPIYISSFQFTFNLGTAIGPIIGGELFLGLGRMVWPTLGLMAAAACVLGLFAFPGAKKSAVGGSPEPEPVSSTV from the coding sequence ATGACCGAGAACGAGCAGCAGCCCACCTCCCAAGGCCCGGGCGCCTGGGTCACGTTCAAGGAGTCGAACCCAGCCGTCAAGGCGATCCTGGCCGGCGTCATCGTCAACCGGCTCGGCGCCTTCCTCACCATCTTCCTGGTGCTCTACCTGGTGTCGAAGGGCTACTCCACGGCTGAGGCCTCGCTGGCCCTCGGTGCCTACGGCGCCGGCGGCATGGTGGGCGTGCTGATCGGCGGCGCGCTCGCCACCAGACTCGGCGCACGGAACTCCACCGTGCTGAGCATGGCGAGTTCGGCGGTGCTGCTGGCCACGATCGTGTACGTGCCGAGCTACCCGGCGATCGTGGCCGCCGTCTTCCTGGTGAGCGCGGTCGGCCTGATCTACCGGCCGGCCTCGGCCGCGCTGCTGTCCGAACTCACCCCGGACTCCCGGCAGGTGATGATCTTCGGGATCTACCGCTGGGGCCTGAACCTGGGCACGATGGCCTCGCCGCTGCTCGGCTACGCGCTCTTCAACCTGCGCCACAAGAGCTACACCGTGCTCTTCTGGGGCGAGGCGCTGGTCGCGGTGGTCTACGCGCTGATCGCCTGGTTCCTGATCCCGTCCAAGCAGCAGGAGGCCGCGGCCGCGGCGGCGGTCAAGGCCGCCGGCGCCGACCCGGCGGCGGACCCGGAGCCGGGCGCCGCCGCGCAGGCCGCACCGGCCGAGGCGGGCGGCTACCGCACCGTGCTGCGCGACCGGCGCTACCTGTTCTTCCTGATCGGCATGCTGTTCAACACGATCGTCTACGTGCAGTACACCAGCACGCTGCCGCTGGACGTCGCCAAGGAGCACGTGAGCGTGCTCTGGTACACCCTGGCGGTGGCCCTCAACGGCTTCATGGTGATCGCCTTCGAACTGCCGCTGACCAAGTTCACCCAGAAGTGGCCGCTGCGGCTGACCGTGGTGGTGGCCTGGGCGCTGGTCGGCGTCGGCGAGATGTTCTACGGCTTCCCGCTGGGCGGGGCGGTCATCCTGATCGGCACCTTCATCTGGAGCTGCGCCGAGATCATGGCCGGCCCGGCGATCTTCTCCTACCCGGCCATCGCCGGGCCCGGCCACCTGAAGCCGATCTACATCAGCAGTTTCCAGTTCACCTTCAACCTCGGCACCGCGATCGGCCCGATCATCGGCGGCGAGCTCTTCCTGGGCCTGGGCCGCATGGTCTGGCCGACCCTCGGCCTGATGGCCGCCGCGGCCTGCGTGCTCGGCCTGTTCGCCTTCCCCGGCGCCAAGAAGTCCGCCGTGGGCGGGAGTCCGGAGCCGGAGCCGGTCAGCTCGACCGTCTGA
- a CDS encoding ParB/RepB/Spo0J family partition protein, producing MNTIDRIPIDSVLPGDSPRFTTEDQAHIARLAGTDAALPPILVHRQTMRVIDGLHRLRAARLKGEDSIAVEFFDGTEEAAYLLSVQANIAHGLPLSTAERKAAAMRIVTMRPEMSDRSIARTTGLSAKTVAELRRRSTAGHARSTARVGRDGRLRPVNADEGRRRVLKAIRERPDASLREIAQAAGVSVSTAHGVRARADGRATGRTGSRTGSRTGNRTAPARPPAGLRAEEAFAGLESLRRDPSLRFTDSGRALLAWLHQRLLVAGEAEHQLQSIPPHLLPTVSALALECADNWRELATELRGRARRIG from the coding sequence TTGAACACCATCGACCGCATTCCCATCGACTCGGTGCTGCCCGGGGACTCCCCGCGGTTCACCACCGAGGACCAGGCCCACATCGCCCGCCTCGCCGGGACCGACGCCGCGCTGCCGCCGATCCTGGTGCACCGTCAGACCATGCGGGTCATCGACGGGCTGCACCGGCTGCGGGCCGCCCGGCTCAAGGGCGAGGACTCCATCGCCGTCGAGTTCTTCGACGGCACCGAAGAGGCGGCTTACCTCCTCTCGGTGCAGGCCAACATCGCGCACGGGCTGCCGCTCTCCACCGCGGAGCGCAAGGCCGCCGCGATGCGCATCGTCACGATGCGCCCGGAGATGTCCGACCGGTCGATCGCCCGCACCACCGGACTGTCCGCCAAGACGGTCGCCGAACTCCGCCGCCGCTCCACCGCCGGACACGCCCGGTCGACCGCCCGGGTGGGCCGCGACGGGCGGCTGCGGCCGGTCAACGCGGACGAGGGCCGGCGCCGGGTGCTGAAGGCCATCCGGGAGCGGCCCGACGCGTCGCTGCGCGAGATCGCCCAGGCCGCCGGGGTCTCGGTGAGCACCGCGCACGGCGTGCGGGCCCGGGCCGACGGCCGGGCCACCGGCCGGACCGGCAGCCGGACCGGCAGCCGGACCGGTAACCGGACCGCCCCGGCGCGACCGCCGGCCGGGCTGCGCGCCGAGGAGGCGTTCGCCGGCCTGGAGAGCCTGCGCCGGGACCCCTCGCTGCGGTTCACCGACAGCGGCCGGGCGCTGCTGGCCTGGCTGCACCAGCGCCTGCTGGTGGCCGGCGAGGCGGAACACCAACTCCAGTCGATACCACCGCACCTGCTGCCCACCGTGTCGGCCCTCGCCCTGGAGTGCGCCGACAACTGGCGGGAGCTGGCAACCGAACTGCGCGGCCGCGCACGACGCATCGGATAG
- a CDS encoding VOC family protein, with amino-acid sequence MGVATGDPQGAGDLLAALGLSLGESGNAETYGVSCDFWQAAKGGGAVELVAPLDEEAAISRRLADHGPGLYHVAFEVDDVAAELERLRGLGWVPVDREPQPGARPGMWVAFVYAKRPAGLLVELVEYRRTEPATDAS; translated from the coding sequence GTGGGGGTGGCGACCGGCGACCCGCAAGGCGCCGGCGACCTGCTCGCCGCCCTCGGACTGAGCCTCGGGGAGAGCGGCAACGCCGAGACGTACGGCGTCAGTTGCGACTTCTGGCAGGCCGCGAAGGGCGGCGGCGCCGTCGAACTGGTCGCACCGCTCGACGAGGAGGCGGCGATCAGCCGCCGGCTCGCCGACCACGGGCCGGGGCTCTACCACGTCGCCTTCGAAGTGGACGACGTGGCAGCCGAGTTGGAGCGACTGCGGGGGCTCGGCTGGGTGCCGGTGGACCGTGAGCCGCAACCCGGCGCGCGGCCCGGCATGTGGGTGGCCTTCGTCTACGCCAAGCGGCCCGCGGGGCTGCTGGTCGAGCTGGTCGAGTACCGCCGCACCGAGCCCGCGACCGACGCGTCATGA
- a CDS encoding FAD-dependent oxidoreductase, with product MTGAARTAAIRTDTVRTAAARTGTVRTAIVGGGLAGAALAWRLTELGLKPTLFTSEQGRRTDATQASGGLLRGFETDPARARAAAESLAELRASPLLRGWADYRELDSTVVLPPGTDPAALHTVLRLLDELLPGSAELRQLPDLKPFLDLPPGSVAVVERQAGYLSPAALRDALLAQAVRAGATVRTDPVLRVLPEGTVRTAGGATAEYDTVVLATGPWTPGLLAAWGLPGGGLRSKRIQYTLGRGTPPGLGAFVDETCGLYGRPAGPGRFLLGLPTDEWDVDPAAPRTDADLARRVAELAAQRLGLDSWPGPDAVTVAAADCYAPAGGLRLRACLPGAALLSFTGGTGGAAKYALLAARSAAAAVFSGETPDEDLPS from the coding sequence ATGACCGGCGCCGCACGCACCGCCGCCATCCGCACCGACACCGTCCGCACGGCCGCCGCACGCACCGGCACCGTCCGCACGGCCATCGTCGGCGGCGGCCTGGCCGGCGCGGCGCTCGCCTGGCGGCTCACCGAACTGGGCCTCAAGCCAACACTGTTCACCAGCGAGCAGGGCCGCCGGACGGACGCCACCCAGGCCTCCGGCGGACTGCTGCGCGGCTTCGAGACCGACCCGGCCAGGGCCCGCGCGGCCGCCGAGAGCCTGGCCGAGCTGCGCGCCTCACCCCTGCTGCGCGGCTGGGCCGACTACCGCGAGCTCGACTCCACCGTCGTGCTGCCCCCGGGCACCGACCCGGCCGCCCTGCACACCGTGCTGCGGCTGCTCGACGAGCTGCTGCCCGGCTCCGCCGAACTGCGCCAACTCCCCGATCTGAAGCCGTTCCTGGACCTGCCACCGGGCTCCGTCGCGGTGGTCGAGCGGCAGGCCGGCTACCTCTCCCCCGCCGCCCTGCGGGACGCCCTGCTGGCGCAGGCCGTCCGCGCGGGCGCGACGGTCCGCACCGATCCGGTGCTCCGGGTGCTGCCCGAGGGCACCGTGCGCACCGCCGGTGGCGCCACGGCCGAGTACGACACCGTGGTGCTGGCCACCGGCCCCTGGACACCGGGCCTGCTCGCCGCCTGGGGCCTACCCGGCGGGGGCCTGCGGAGCAAGCGGATCCAGTACACGCTGGGCCGTGGCACCCCGCCGGGCCTCGGCGCCTTCGTCGACGAGACCTGCGGCCTCTACGGCCGCCCGGCCGGCCCGGGCCGCTTCCTGCTGGGCCTGCCCACCGACGAGTGGGACGTGGATCCGGCGGCGCCGCGCACCGACGCCGACTTGGCCCGCCGGGTCGCCGAACTCGCTGCCCAGCGGCTCGGCTTGGACTCCTGGCCCGGCCCGGACGCCGTCACGGTGGCAGCCGCCGACTGCTACGCGCCCGCCGGCGGCCTGCGGTTGCGCGCCTGCCTGCCCGGCGCGGCCCTGCTCAGCTTCACCGGCGGCACCGGCGGCGCGGCCAAGTACGCGCTGCTGGCGGCCCGTTCGGCCGCCGCCGCGGTCTTCTCAGGTGAAACTCCCGACGAAGACTTGCCATCCTAA
- a CDS encoding lysine N(6)-hydroxylase/L-ornithine N(5)-oxygenase family protein has protein sequence MALNRQEVELLAIGAGPANLALAVALEELAPADVAGKTLLVEQHDNVVWQRGMLLPWTQSQVSFLKDLVTLRNPRSKFSFINYLHSVGQLDDFINLGTFTPYRQEISGYLQWVADSLSEVRVSYGRRCEGITPRRGADGKVTGWLAAFSDGTEVLARDLVVGAGRDPRIPAEFAGLPAERVIHSAEYSARIAGLDPAGKHRITVIGGAQSAAELLWAAHQGFPAAETTMVMRSIGLKNYESSKFTNEIYYTSFIDDFHAAPADAREQLLREMHLSNYAGLAPAMLETLYRQRYLERLAGAERLKIVTMTEITAARMAGEEIVLTLRDRKTGATSESRCDLLLLGTGFDGRMPQLVRRLAADLGLDEITVDRNYRLTMPHGADGASCYLQGVNEATHGISDSLLSVLAGRSGEIVADLLLHRGQDAAHAPLLADVA, from the coding sequence ATGGCATTGAACAGACAGGAAGTCGAACTGCTCGCCATCGGGGCCGGCCCGGCGAATCTCGCCCTGGCCGTCGCCCTGGAGGAACTGGCGCCGGCCGACGTCGCCGGAAAGACGCTGCTGGTCGAGCAGCACGACAACGTGGTCTGGCAGCGCGGCATGCTGCTGCCCTGGACCCAGAGTCAGGTCTCGTTCCTCAAGGACCTGGTGACGCTGCGGAACCCGCGCAGCAAGTTCTCCTTCATCAACTACCTGCACTCGGTCGGCCAGCTCGACGACTTCATCAACCTCGGCACCTTCACGCCGTACCGCCAGGAGATCTCCGGCTACCTCCAGTGGGTGGCGGACTCGCTGAGCGAGGTGCGGGTCTCCTACGGCCGGCGGTGCGAGGGCATCACCCCGCGGCGCGGCGCCGACGGCAAGGTGACCGGCTGGCTGGCCGCCTTCTCCGACGGCACCGAGGTGCTGGCCCGGGACCTCGTGGTCGGCGCCGGGCGGGACCCGCGGATCCCCGCCGAGTTCGCCGGCCTGCCGGCCGAGCGGGTGATCCACAGCGCGGAGTACTCCGCCCGGATCGCCGGCCTGGACCCGGCCGGGAAGCACCGGATCACGGTGATCGGGGGTGCGCAGAGCGCGGCGGAGCTGCTCTGGGCGGCGCACCAGGGATTCCCGGCCGCCGAGACCACCATGGTGATGCGCTCGATCGGCCTGAAGAACTACGAGTCCAGCAAGTTCACCAACGAGATCTACTACACCTCGTTCATCGACGACTTCCACGCGGCGCCCGCCGACGCCCGCGAGCAGTTGCTGCGGGAAATGCACCTGAGCAATTACGCGGGACTGGCCCCGGCCATGCTGGAGACGCTCTACCGGCAGCGGTACCTGGAGCGCCTGGCCGGCGCCGAGCGCCTCAAGATCGTCACGATGACCGAGATCACGGCCGCCCGGATGGCGGGCGAGGAGATCGTCCTGACCCTGCGCGACCGCAAGACCGGCGCCACCAGCGAGTCGCGCTGCGACCTGCTGCTGCTCGGCACCGGCTTCGACGGCAGGATGCCGCAGCTGGTGCGGCGGCTGGCCGCCGACCTCGGCCTCGACGAGATCACCGTGGACCGCAACTACCGCCTCACCATGCCGCACGGCGCCGACGGCGCCTCGTGCTACCTCCAGGGCGTCAACGAGGCCACCCACGGCATCTCGGACTCCCTGCTCAGCGTGCTGGCCGGCCGCTCCGGCGAGATCGTCGCCGACCTGCTGCTGCACCGCGGCCAGGACGCCGCGCACGCCCCGCTGCTGGCCGACGTCGCCTGA
- a CDS encoding cupin domain-containing protein: protein MAHEIRPLDRAALKPDNQLRAQRLVPWPLLNAPFEGSWCVVAPGTESGEHGHHEYEIWIALFGASEIRTEGKRVPFVAGDVIHFEPNTVHQVVNSSDADFEFYAIWWDADLAGGFLAKHRAGPHAGTGPSGGAGA, encoded by the coding sequence ATGGCACATGAGATCCGTCCGCTGGACCGGGCCGCGCTCAAGCCCGACAACCAGTTGCGCGCCCAGCGGTTGGTGCCCTGGCCGCTGCTGAACGCCCCGTTCGAGGGCTCCTGGTGCGTGGTCGCGCCCGGGACCGAGTCGGGCGAGCACGGGCACCACGAGTACGAGATCTGGATCGCGCTGTTCGGCGCCTCGGAGATCCGCACCGAGGGCAAGCGGGTGCCGTTCGTGGCCGGCGACGTCATCCACTTCGAGCCGAACACCGTGCACCAGGTGGTCAACTCCTCGGACGCCGACTTCGAGTTCTACGCGATCTGGTGGGACGCCGACCTGGCGGGCGGCTTCCTCGCCAAGCACCGGGCGGGCCCGCACGCCGGCACCGGCCCGAGCGGCGGTGCCGGGGCATGA